One stretch of Paenibacillus sp. AN1007 DNA includes these proteins:
- a CDS encoding glycoside-pentoside-hexuronide (GPH):cation symporter gives MGTIVNEQPIVTENVKPKQPEREIPTRRLLGDSMGQFGLNISSGLLGLITYYYTDVVGVSAAIVGTVLLLTKILDAFADVGMGVLVDRTKSKYGQARPWLRWMTIPMFVSLLLVFSVPDISPTGKIIYAVVTNLIFYILVYTPTSIPYSSLMALTTRNNYERSLMGIFRSAGGYLSGMIVAIAFIPVVTAMGGGRKEWTILAGVFAAVAAIGIFVAFLSNKEKYNNVQLDELGFFQDKVPLSQGLKMLFANKYWVQILIVMTVVNILFALNVAAGSYFAKYIWGNVSLVGLMGAIGLIPVIIGFALSGPFIKRFGKRNTALGGIIIALIAAAIRLISPESIILGLVCSIFQALGTIPLMAVGTALTTDTIEYGEWKFNKRLVGLTNSVIAFGSKVGTAVGTAMIGWLLALGGYVEQASEQGAGAKQAIIALNIYVPIVILIILAAALYKYKLDKEYPKIIQELDARKQS, from the coding sequence ATGGGAACCATAGTAAATGAACAACCCATTGTAACCGAGAACGTTAAGCCCAAACAACCTGAACGAGAAATTCCCACACGCAGATTACTTGGAGATTCCATGGGGCAATTTGGTCTTAACATCTCCAGCGGCTTGCTTGGATTAATTACGTATTATTATACCGATGTAGTCGGTGTATCCGCTGCAATTGTCGGTACAGTGCTGCTGTTAACTAAAATATTGGATGCGTTTGCAGACGTTGGTATGGGAGTGCTTGTTGACCGCACCAAGTCAAAATACGGGCAGGCTCGTCCATGGCTTCGATGGATGACCATCCCGATGTTCGTCTCGCTGCTGCTCGTATTTTCTGTTCCAGATATCAGTCCAACTGGTAAAATAATATATGCTGTTGTGACCAATCTTATTTTTTATATTCTTGTGTATACACCAACATCTATTCCGTATTCCAGCCTAATGGCACTAACGACACGTAACAACTATGAACGATCATTGATGGGGATTTTCCGCTCCGCAGGAGGATATTTGTCCGGTATGATTGTTGCCATTGCTTTCATTCCGGTGGTAACAGCTATGGGGGGAGGACGCAAGGAATGGACGATCTTAGCCGGTGTATTTGCTGCCGTTGCTGCCATCGGTATTTTCGTCGCCTTTTTATCCAACAAAGAAAAATATAATAATGTGCAGCTGGATGAACTTGGTTTTTTCCAGGATAAAGTTCCGCTGTCACAAGGTCTTAAAATGTTGTTTGCTAATAAGTACTGGGTTCAAATCCTCATCGTGATGACAGTTGTAAACATCCTGTTTGCTCTTAACGTAGCTGCAGGGAGCTACTTTGCCAAATACATTTGGGGAAATGTCAGCCTGGTTGGTTTGATGGGGGCGATCGGTCTGATACCCGTTATTATTGGATTCGCACTCTCTGGACCGTTCATCAAACGTTTTGGGAAACGCAATACGGCCTTGGGCGGCATTATTATAGCTCTAATCGCAGCTGCGATTAGACTGATCTCACCGGAAAGCATTATTCTGGGACTGGTCTGCTCCATCTTTCAGGCTCTAGGTACGATTCCACTTATGGCCGTTGGTACAGCTCTGACAACGGATACGATTGAATACGGGGAATGGAAGTTCAATAAACGTCTGGTTGGATTGACCAATAGTGTTATCGCATTTGGTTCCAAAGTAGGAACAGCAGTCGGAACCGCTATGATCGGTTGGCTGCTTGCATTAGGAGGATATGTGGAGCAGGCTTCCGAGCAGGGAGCAGGAGCTAAACAAGCGATTATTGCCCTGAACATTTACGTGCCCATAGTCATTTTGATTATTCTTGCTGCAGCCTTGTATAAATATAAACTTGATAAAGAATATCCTAAGATCATTCAAGAATTAGACGCCAGAAAACAGTCCTGA
- a CDS encoding HAMP domain-containing methyl-accepting chemotaxis protein encodes MSIRRKMLFVFGTVIVLYLVALSYQNYKSLIQNEKLEEIRKVQFTSSLKAQEMQESLMEYQVQMMLPSIGYASKESVEEASAQLLTKFKQALQEYSALNPSEKNEAVQIQEAYSSYIDQGHLEGGQKLNELILGLKSKSVIDVNSNIHTLITSNKNVFWQSITYQLLVTLLVIVIALLLARSIIKPIERLVKGTERIHNGDLSQSFHSNASDEIGKLAIMFEVMRTGLTGFIRSAQDNSDVVVQTSQNLIKNLEKSSISMRKIGRSAASVSDGALVQLQSAEETVRAIDEVARGIALISESNNEATECSSTTEQEARKGEELLKNAKLRIDRFNHTMDEIERSVATMKQHSVTIQEIVHLIATVARQTDLLALNAGIESARSGEQGRGFSVVASEIRSLADQTRRSLSNIFDTINDIQEDTVSANTIVVQGKKELAQTINAVEQAGQAFAMILESAKDVASQMQEISSASEQLSASSEEVSASMQHLASIAKQAHTESTTMVQAVEQQMVIAEEIQHFSDNIRDSAFNMRDQISIYKT; translated from the coding sequence ATGAGTATTCGTAGGAAAATGCTATTCGTGTTTGGGACTGTTATTGTACTGTATCTCGTGGCACTAAGTTACCAAAATTACAAATCTTTAATCCAAAATGAAAAGTTGGAAGAGATACGAAAAGTTCAATTTACCTCCTCGCTGAAAGCACAGGAGATGCAGGAGAGTCTGATGGAATACCAGGTTCAAATGATGCTTCCATCGATTGGATATGCGTCTAAGGAATCCGTTGAAGAAGCAAGTGCACAATTGTTAACAAAATTCAAGCAAGCTTTGCAAGAGTATTCTGCATTGAATCCATCCGAAAAAAATGAAGCAGTTCAGATTCAGGAAGCATATTCCAGTTACATTGACCAAGGTCATTTGGAGGGAGGACAGAAACTAAACGAATTAATCCTTGGATTAAAATCCAAAAGTGTGATTGATGTGAACTCCAATATTCATACATTGATCACGTCCAACAAAAATGTATTTTGGCAGTCCATCACATATCAGTTATTAGTGACTTTACTTGTTATCGTCATCGCCCTGCTGCTCGCGCGTTCTATTATTAAGCCTATTGAACGTCTCGTTAAAGGAACGGAACGGATCCATAATGGAGATTTAAGCCAGTCATTTCATTCAAACGCTTCAGATGAGATTGGCAAACTTGCAATTATGTTTGAAGTCATGCGCACTGGCCTTACAGGCTTCATACGTTCAGCCCAGGATAATTCCGATGTGGTTGTACAAACCAGTCAGAATCTAATAAAGAATTTGGAGAAGTCCTCCATTTCAATGAGAAAAATTGGTCGGTCGGCAGCTTCCGTTTCCGATGGAGCGCTTGTACAACTTCAGTCAGCAGAAGAAACGGTACGAGCCATAGATGAAGTAGCCCGAGGCATTGCCCTGATCAGTGAGTCAAATAATGAAGCTACAGAATGTTCATCCACTACTGAACAAGAAGCTAGAAAGGGAGAGGAACTTCTAAAGAACGCTAAACTTCGCATTGACCGCTTTAATCACACGATGGATGAAATAGAAAGATCTGTTGCGACAATGAAACAGCATTCCGTTACTATTCAAGAAATCGTTCATCTTATAGCGACAGTTGCTCGTCAAACTGACTTACTCGCTCTTAACGCAGGTATAGAGTCTGCAAGAAGTGGGGAACAAGGAAGAGGATTTTCCGTTGTTGCAAGTGAAATTCGCTCACTGGCAGATCAAACCCGTCGATCGTTAAGCAACATATTTGATACGATTAACGACATTCAGGAAGATACGGTATCAGCAAACACTATCGTAGTTCAAGGAAAAAAAGAGTTGGCACAAACGATAAATGCAGTTGAACAAGCAGGTCAAGCATTCGCAATGATCCTTGAATCTGCCAAAGACGTTGCCAGTCAGATGCAAGAGATCTCATCCGCTTCTGAGCAATTATCCGCAAGCTCTGAGGAGGTCAGCGCTTCGATGCAGCATTTAGCTTCTATTGCCAAACAAGCACATACAGAAAGCACAACGATGGTTCAGGCCGTTGAACAGCAGATGGTTATTGCAGAAGAAATACAGCATTTTTCCGATAACATTCGAGATTCTGCTTTTAATATGAGAGATCAAATCTCCATTTACAAAACCTGA
- a CDS encoding glycoside hydrolase family 3 C-terminal domain-containing protein, producing MKRDIKQLIDQMTIEEKASLCSGSTFWTTTGIERLGIPSIMLADGPHGLRKQDGESDHLGLNESVPATCFPTASGLASSWNRDLIEQVGSTIGKEAQTENVSVLLGPGANIKRSPLCGRNFEYFSEDPYLTGELASSHIRGVQSQGVGTSLKHFAVNNQEDRRMSVNAVVDERTLREIYLTGFEKAVKQAQPWTLMSAYNKVNGTYASENPYLLNDILREEWGHDGIVMSDWGAVSEIVPSVAAGMELEMPPSNGEAQLKIIQAVEEGTLDISLLDQAVERLLTVIFKCADHMQQDATYDAEEHHAFARQVAQETMVLLKNENGILPLQKTGHIAVIGELAQSARYQGGGSSHINATKIDIPYEQLLLSAGDQAQLTYAQGYELSSDETNAPLLQAALETAAAADVAILFVGLPDRYESEGYDRKHLDLPNNHQELITAIAAVQPNVIVVLSNGAPVVMPWLHNVKAVLEAYLGGQATGGAIADILFGDANPSGKLAETFPRSTKHNPSALFFPGDGNQVEYREGIFVGYRYYEAKDIEPLFPFGYGLSYTQFEYSNLTVDKRKINDTDCINVSVKIKNTGSVQGKEIVQLYIHDTASRVTRPDKELKGFTKIDLKPGEEKQVTISLDKRSFAYYDVERSDWHVDSGEFEILVGASSQEIRLTTKVVVNSTSREIIPTYHRDTTFGELLANPKTMAIFSQMQPQADQDQSEIQSSAVSAEMVQASMQYLPLRNLIPFSGMTEETLSQLLAALNQAVQSET from the coding sequence ATGAAACGAGATATTAAACAGCTCATAGATCAAATGACAATCGAGGAGAAAGCCAGTCTGTGTTCCGGCAGCACCTTCTGGACAACCACAGGAATCGAAAGATTAGGTATTCCATCCATTATGCTAGCTGACGGACCACATGGACTGCGAAAACAAGATGGAGAATCGGATCATCTGGGTCTGAACGAAAGTGTACCCGCGACATGTTTTCCTACAGCCAGCGGGCTGGCAAGTTCCTGGAATCGCGACCTGATTGAACAGGTAGGAAGTACCATTGGTAAAGAAGCCCAGACTGAGAATGTATCTGTTTTGCTGGGACCAGGTGCTAATATCAAGCGCTCCCCGCTGTGCGGACGAAACTTTGAGTATTTTTCTGAAGATCCGTATCTTACAGGTGAACTGGCTTCATCTCACATTCGCGGTGTGCAAAGCCAGGGAGTCGGCACTTCGTTGAAGCATTTTGCCGTTAACAATCAGGAGGATCGTCGAATGTCTGTTAATGCGGTAGTGGATGAAAGGACTTTACGCGAAATTTACTTAACTGGCTTTGAAAAAGCGGTCAAACAAGCTCAACCATGGACTCTTATGTCTGCATACAACAAAGTTAATGGGACCTATGCATCGGAGAATCCCTACCTGCTGAATGATATATTGCGAGAAGAATGGGGTCATGACGGAATTGTTATGTCAGACTGGGGAGCAGTCAGTGAAATTGTACCTAGCGTGGCGGCAGGCATGGAACTTGAAATGCCGCCTTCCAATGGGGAGGCACAACTTAAAATTATTCAAGCGGTTGAAGAGGGCACACTCGATATCTCATTACTTGATCAAGCGGTCGAACGCTTGCTTACGGTTATTTTTAAATGTGCAGATCATATGCAGCAAGATGCGACATACGATGCTGAAGAGCATCATGCTTTTGCGAGACAGGTGGCCCAAGAGACCATGGTATTGCTGAAAAACGAAAATGGGATACTACCATTGCAGAAAACGGGCCATATCGCTGTTATTGGAGAACTAGCCCAATCTGCCCGTTATCAGGGCGGGGGAAGTTCACACATTAATGCAACGAAAATTGATATTCCTTATGAGCAGTTGCTTCTTTCAGCAGGAGACCAAGCACAACTCACGTATGCGCAGGGATATGAACTGAGCTCGGATGAAACCAATGCTCCATTATTACAAGCTGCTCTGGAAACGGCAGCGGCAGCTGATGTGGCCATCTTGTTTGTAGGACTACCCGATCGTTATGAATCTGAGGGATATGACCGCAAACATCTTGACCTGCCAAACAATCATCAGGAGCTCATTACCGCAATAGCTGCTGTTCAACCTAATGTAATTGTAGTGTTGAGCAATGGTGCCCCTGTCGTTATGCCTTGGCTCCACAATGTCAAAGCCGTTCTGGAAGCATATCTGGGGGGACAGGCAACTGGAGGCGCTATCGCTGATATTTTATTTGGTGATGCCAACCCGAGCGGCAAGCTTGCCGAGACGTTCCCGCGTTCAACCAAACACAATCCATCCGCATTGTTTTTCCCTGGTGATGGAAACCAGGTTGAATACAGAGAGGGGATATTTGTAGGTTATCGGTACTATGAAGCCAAAGATATAGAACCGCTGTTTCCTTTTGGTTATGGACTAAGCTACACACAATTTGAATACTCCAACCTGACTGTTGATAAAAGGAAGATCAACGATACAGATTGCATCAACGTCTCGGTAAAGATTAAGAATACTGGTTCTGTGCAGGGTAAGGAGATTGTTCAACTTTATATTCATGACACAGCATCCCGTGTTACACGTCCTGACAAAGAGTTGAAGGGCTTCACCAAGATCGACTTAAAACCAGGTGAAGAGAAACAAGTCACAATAAGTCTCGATAAACGTTCATTTGCATATTACGATGTAGAGCGATCCGATTGGCATGTGGACAGCGGCGAATTCGAGATATTGGTAGGTGCATCTTCTCAAGAGATTAGGCTTACAACAAAAGTTGTCGTAAATTCGACATCCCGTGAAATTATCCCAACATACCATCGTGATACTACTTTTGGTGAGCTGCTTGCAAATCCTAAAACGATGGCAATTTTTTCTCAAATGCAACCTCAAGCGGATCAGGATCAAAGTGAGATTCAATCCAGTGCAGTATCCGCTGAGATGGTTCAAGCTTCCATGCAGTATTTGCCATTGCGGAACCTGATTCCTTTTTCAGGGATGACAGAGGAAACCTTATCACAATTACTTGCAGCATTGAATCAGGCAGTACAAAGCGAAACATAG
- a CDS encoding response regulator produces MYALLIVDDEKSVVDSLALTIPWEDSGIEEVHRAYSAEEALDITSRFAIDVMITDIRMPEMDGLELIRLIRLSAPRIQSIILSGHDEFEYAQQAIRYQAMNYMLKPVDTQALIKTVEDAIKNIEQEWEKISSMQQIQHMLHANLPVLRNQFLNDLLQNKPMSQHILEERLKILNLPIRMEDNYRMMVIRMEEEFSGYDLQSLSLLEYAITNIADEVFTPFGLWHCITDQGYLVFLVHHEDRKTLNSVDSFAVKLQNHVQKFLNGAISICLGQESFFLED; encoded by the coding sequence ATGTATGCGCTTTTAATTGTAGACGACGAGAAGTCTGTGGTGGACAGTCTTGCTCTCACGATTCCTTGGGAAGATAGCGGCATCGAAGAAGTGCATCGTGCCTACTCTGCCGAGGAAGCACTGGATATCACGTCCCGGTTTGCGATTGATGTGATGATTACGGATATACGTATGCCTGAAATGGATGGCCTTGAATTAATCCGCCTTATTCGCTTATCAGCTCCTCGCATTCAGAGTATTATTTTGTCAGGACATGATGAATTTGAATATGCGCAGCAAGCCATTCGCTATCAGGCGATGAACTATATGCTTAAACCTGTGGACACTCAAGCGCTTATCAAGACTGTTGAAGACGCCATTAAGAATATTGAGCAAGAATGGGAAAAGATAAGTTCAATGCAGCAGATCCAGCACATGTTACATGCTAATCTTCCCGTGTTGCGAAATCAGTTTCTTAATGATCTCCTCCAAAATAAGCCTATGAGTCAGCATATTTTGGAGGAGCGCCTGAAGATTCTGAATCTTCCTATCCGTATGGAAGACAACTATCGAATGATGGTGATCCGAATGGAAGAGGAATTCTCAGGATATGATCTTCAATCTCTATCCCTCCTTGAATATGCGATTACCAATATTGCAGATGAAGTTTTCACTCCATTTGGATTATGGCATTGTATTACCGATCAGGGGTATCTGGTGTTCCTCGTTCATCATGAGGACCGCAAAACACTAAATTCTGTTGATTCTTTTGCAGTTAAGCTGCAAAATCATGTGCAAAAATTTCTAAATGGGGCAATCTCCATCTGTTTGGGGCAAGAGAGCTTTTTCCTAGAGGATTAA
- a CDS encoding AraC family transcriptional regulator: MAVIQQNVGDHKSYFITVDDQLPSPVMDQGYLQLLEPPLLPQLLEAGNWEEAIAKIKRVLVVDEEGADLSHEVLYTCLLYLSSTFAIAFRSQHVTVDELLNEEFDLMIRKKSQISSHRVYGWAEKIIQFHRSKAINQIRHTHDDIASSVHAYIQNHLSDGISLQIIADHVGLHPVYLSKVYKTATGETIGDYLFRLRMQRAVHLLTQTELKVADVSKKLGFMAPPHFIKIFKKQYGCTPQEYRNR; this comes from the coding sequence GTGGCGGTTATTCAACAAAATGTTGGTGACCATAAAAGCTATTTTATTACCGTCGACGATCAGCTGCCGAGCCCCGTGATGGATCAAGGTTATCTTCAACTTTTGGAGCCTCCACTTCTGCCGCAATTGTTGGAAGCTGGAAACTGGGAAGAAGCGATTGCCAAAATCAAACGTGTGCTTGTAGTGGATGAAGAAGGGGCGGACCTGTCTCATGAAGTTCTCTATACCTGCTTGCTGTACTTATCATCCACCTTTGCCATTGCATTTCGCTCACAACATGTTACGGTAGATGAACTGCTTAATGAAGAGTTCGATTTGATGATTCGAAAAAAAAGTCAAATTTCCAGCCATCGTGTATATGGCTGGGCTGAGAAAATAATTCAGTTTCATCGAAGCAAAGCGATAAATCAGATTAGGCATACTCACGATGATATTGCTTCAAGTGTGCATGCCTACATTCAGAATCATCTTTCAGATGGGATCTCGTTGCAAATTATTGCAGATCATGTTGGACTGCATCCGGTCTACTTGTCTAAAGTCTACAAAACAGCAACAGGAGAAACGATTGGCGATTATCTGTTTCGACTGCGCATGCAAAGAGCGGTTCACCTCCTGACCCAAACCGAACTTAAAGTTGCTGATGTGAGCAAAAAGCTTGGGTTCATGGCTCCCCCTCATTTTATAAAAATTTTCAAAAAACAATATGGCTGCACACCTCAGGAATATAGAAACCGTTAA
- a CDS encoding TetR/AcrR family transcriptional regulator, which yields MRQKRRTAIIEAATAVFARQGFEQTTMQEIANEAILGVATIFRYFPKKEHLIVEVAANIVHSEIEILQDVLHDEGTCYEKMERIFDALVFYHQAHYQQNSKLIEAFECYVALSKAPLENLQIYQDAYDQLIHLFTELAHLGERDGSVRTDMNTVDTLITMMNVFGNFSKKMSSLHDTDAFHTRVDLNQQFNILKTTFLSALKA from the coding sequence TTGCGGCAGAAACGCCGAACCGCAATCATTGAAGCGGCTACAGCAGTATTTGCACGACAGGGTTTTGAGCAGACGACGATGCAGGAAATTGCCAATGAAGCGATACTTGGCGTCGCGACAATTTTCCGTTACTTTCCTAAGAAAGAACATCTTATTGTGGAAGTTGCGGCTAACATTGTGCATTCAGAAATTGAGATACTTCAAGACGTATTACATGACGAAGGTACGTGTTATGAGAAAATGGAGCGCATTTTTGACGCTTTGGTCTTCTATCATCAAGCTCATTACCAACAGAATTCCAAACTTATAGAAGCATTTGAATGTTATGTTGCCTTGTCTAAAGCACCTTTGGAGAACTTACAAATTTATCAGGACGCATATGATCAGCTGATCCATCTGTTTACGGAGCTGGCCCATTTAGGCGAACGGGATGGTTCTGTGCGCACGGACATGAATACAGTAGATACACTAATTACGATGATGAATGTATTCGGTAACTTTTCTAAAAAAATGTCCTCGCTGCATGATACGGATGCATTCCATACCCGGGTAGACTTGAATCAACAATTTAACATTCTTAAAACAACTTTCCTTTCAGCGCTTAAGGCTTAA
- a CDS encoding MMPL family transporter → MAKWLYRLGAWSSRKRKTVITATLTLLIVMASLGLGMGTAFTGEMTIPGTKSDQAAEVLKSEFPASDGGGQIRLIFKADQGLLTSEGNQSKIKKALRDVKTDLSVVSVSNPYETMTLSPDKKIGYADITYKQAASEVEEHSKENVLNIAEMLTKNGVQTELGGSVAFSEIEVGGISEVIGILIAFMILAFTFTSFLAAGLPILTAVIGLGIGLMTVIVGSNFVSMSSFSITLAVMLALAVGIDYALFIISRYRQQLAEGYDRETAIAQANATAGGSVVFAGLTVIIALVGLSVVQIPFITMMGLAAAISVFVAVLIAIIFVPAILAVAGDRISPARENRWLRKWSGQKKNKTKDNAWGGMITRKPWLTSIVSIVILAVCTLPFLHMELGLPDSGLKSTETTERRGYDLLAEGFGAGFNGPLVIVAKTSDSKDGQKKIAEAATYIKDIPGVASVSPAIPSPSGQAAIITVLPETGPHDIRTTELVQAIRDQSENVLKKDNVEIMVTGGTAVNIDISEKLQEALPKFALLIVGLAFVLLMLVFRSILVPIKAVAGFLFTLGSTLGFIVWVIQDGYLGSLFGIPEPGPVLSFLPILVTGILFGLAMDYEVFLVSRMREDYTHTGDAHRSVRSGLTHSGPVVTAAGLIMIAVFASFIFAEDTIIKSMGLALAFGILVDAFIVRMTLVPAVMTILGKHAWYLPKWLDRLLPNIDIEGESIMQENRKENKVAPNTKVQTETHI, encoded by the coding sequence ATGGCAAAATGGTTATATCGTCTCGGAGCCTGGTCTTCGAGGAAAAGAAAAACAGTAATTACAGCAACACTTACACTTCTCATTGTAATGGCATCTCTCGGCCTAGGCATGGGGACTGCGTTCACAGGCGAGATGACCATACCCGGAACAAAATCCGACCAGGCCGCCGAGGTATTGAAATCCGAATTTCCCGCGTCGGATGGTGGTGGTCAGATTCGTCTGATTTTCAAAGCGGATCAGGGATTGCTCACCTCAGAGGGTAATCAATCTAAAATAAAAAAGGCGTTGAGAGATGTTAAAACGGACCTGTCCGTCGTCTCCGTTTCAAATCCATACGAAACCATGACACTAAGTCCAGACAAAAAAATCGGATATGCTGATATTACGTACAAACAAGCCGCAAGTGAAGTCGAAGAACATTCAAAAGAAAACGTACTAAATATAGCAGAAATGTTAACCAAAAATGGAGTGCAGACAGAACTCGGAGGCAGTGTGGCTTTCTCTGAAATTGAGGTAGGCGGCATCTCTGAAGTCATCGGAATTCTGATTGCGTTTATGATTCTGGCTTTTACCTTCACATCATTTCTGGCAGCCGGATTACCTATTCTGACAGCAGTGATCGGTTTGGGAATTGGCTTGATGACCGTAATCGTTGGATCAAACTTTGTATCGATGTCTTCATTTTCAATCACTCTCGCTGTCATGCTCGCTTTAGCCGTAGGTATTGACTACGCTCTGTTCATTATATCCCGCTACCGTCAACAGCTGGCCGAAGGTTATGACCGTGAGACGGCCATTGCGCAAGCCAATGCTACTGCCGGAGGATCCGTCGTGTTTGCGGGACTGACCGTTATTATCGCCCTTGTAGGGCTCTCCGTTGTTCAAATTCCGTTTATTACCATGATGGGCTTGGCTGCAGCAATCAGTGTATTTGTCGCAGTGCTTATTGCCATCATCTTTGTGCCTGCTATTCTGGCTGTTGCAGGAGATCGGATCAGTCCGGCACGGGAAAATCGCTGGTTGCGCAAATGGTCGGGTCAAAAGAAAAATAAAACAAAAGATAACGCTTGGGGAGGAATGATCACCCGAAAACCGTGGTTAACCTCGATTGTATCCATAGTCATTCTTGCGGTATGTACATTGCCATTCCTGCACATGGAGCTAGGCTTGCCCGATAGCGGGCTTAAATCAACTGAAACCACGGAACGAAGAGGTTACGACTTATTAGCAGAGGGATTTGGAGCCGGCTTTAATGGTCCGCTTGTCATTGTAGCCAAGACCAGTGACAGCAAGGATGGCCAGAAGAAGATTGCGGAGGCAGCCACTTACATCAAAGATATTCCAGGTGTTGCAAGTGTATCACCTGCGATTCCTAGTCCTTCGGGACAAGCAGCAATCATTACCGTATTGCCTGAGACAGGACCACATGATATTCGCACAACTGAATTAGTACAAGCTATTCGGGATCAATCGGAGAACGTGCTGAAAAAAGACAACGTAGAGATTATGGTAACCGGTGGGACGGCAGTCAACATTGATATTTCCGAAAAATTACAGGAGGCACTGCCTAAGTTTGCATTGCTTATCGTTGGACTCGCCTTTGTTCTGCTAATGCTCGTATTCCGTTCAATCCTGGTTCCTATTAAAGCAGTTGCCGGCTTCTTGTTCACGTTAGGTTCAACACTTGGTTTTATCGTATGGGTCATACAGGATGGATACCTCGGCAGCTTGTTCGGCATTCCAGAACCTGGACCCGTCTTGAGTTTCCTACCTATTCTTGTGACCGGAATTTTGTTCGGACTGGCAATGGATTACGAAGTATTTCTGGTAAGCAGAATGCGTGAGGATTATACCCACACGGGCGACGCCCACCGTTCAGTAAGAAGTGGATTAACTCACAGCGGGCCTGTGGTTACAGCCGCTGGCCTCATCATGATTGCGGTGTTTGCCAGCTTTATTTTTGCCGAAGATACGATCATCAAATCGATGGGACTTGCCCTTGCCTTTGGTATCCTGGTAGATGCCTTTATCGTACGAATGACACTTGTACCCGCTGTCATGACAATACTGGGTAAACACGCTTGGTATCTGCCTAAATGGTTGGATCGGCTTCTGCCTAATATCGATATTGAAGGCGAATCCATTATGCAAGAGAATAGGAAGGAGAACAAAGTGGCGCCAAATACCAAAGTCCAGACGGAGACACACATCTAA
- a CDS encoding response regulator transcription factor, with translation MKHKVLIVDDHWVVREGLKLILETDDNYSIVGEANEGVEALKLMESSEPDVILMDLNMPGGLGGLDTMKRMQEQGLLIPVIILTTYNEDELMIEGLSLGAKGYLLKDTSRENLFRTLDSALRGETLLQPEITARVFAHQTRSLARKTEPTLLSDKETIVLQAIARGMRSKEIAFDMGIAERTVKAHLTNIYNKLGVDSRSEAVAVAVEKGLLHL, from the coding sequence ATGAAGCACAAAGTCCTGATTGTGGACGATCATTGGGTTGTAAGAGAAGGTCTGAAGCTTATTCTTGAAACAGACGACAATTACAGCATTGTAGGAGAAGCAAACGAAGGTGTTGAGGCATTAAAACTGATGGAAAGTTCAGAACCGGATGTCATCCTGATGGACCTTAACATGCCAGGGGGGCTTGGGGGACTGGACACCATGAAACGGATGCAGGAGCAAGGCCTTCTTATTCCAGTTATCATTCTTACCACATATAACGAGGACGAACTTATGATCGAAGGTTTATCCCTGGGTGCCAAAGGATATCTTTTAAAGGATACCAGCCGTGAAAATCTGTTCCGTACATTGGACTCTGCTCTCCGTGGAGAGACCTTGCTTCAGCCAGAGATTACGGCCAGAGTATTTGCTCATCAGACCCGATCGCTAGCCCGAAAAACGGAACCTACCTTGCTTAGCGATAAAGAAACGATTGTATTGCAAGCCATCGCAAGAGGGATGCGCAGCAAGGAGATTGCTTTCGACATGGGCATTGCCGAACGTACGGTGAAAGCTCATCTAACTAATATTTACAACAAACTTGGCGTGGATTCGCGGTCTGAAGCGGTTGCTGTCGCTGTCGAAAAGGGACTCCTGCACCTCTAA